The Molothrus aeneus isolate 106 chromosome 31, BPBGC_Maene_1.0, whole genome shotgun sequence genome includes a window with the following:
- the SHE gene encoding SH2 domain-containing adapter protein E, with protein MAAKWFKEFPSNLKTVSEKARPGSGSLGKSRKNSTAELGGYRAAGGGKEGGSRLSRDNLQGLLQAATGKMRKNSRVEGGTPEGPSKTYINRLIKVEASEKNGKGHPGALPASLPAPEQDKGKPPKTETVIILEDYADPYDAKRTKGQRDAERLGENDGYMEPYDAQQMITEIRRRGSKDPLVKAILLLDGPGEAGEGGAKLDLAKRLGGKEVAGKGPQLYDTPYEPGEGVAGGTPERRVRAGDGRLPENDERPAGEYEQPWEWKKEQIVKALSVQFEGSERPKEETPRQHLRQKSWTPKMLKPAGTEHSEGERVDPALALEKQPWYHGAITRAEAESRLQPCREAGYLVRTSESGSGKYSIALKTSQGCVHIIVAQTKDNKYTLSQASGVFSSIPEVVHYYSTEKLPFKGAEHMALLHPVHCKLH; from the exons ATGGCGGCCAAGTGGTTCAAGGAGTTCCCATCCAACCTGAAGACGGTTTCAGAGAAGGCTCGGCCGGGAAGCGGGAGCCTCGGGAAGAGCCGCAAGAATTCAACGGCTGAGCTGGGGGGGTACCGGGCGGCCGGGGGTGGCAAGGAAGGGGGCAGCCGGCTGTCAcgggacaacctgcagggtctGCTCCAGGCCGCCACcgggaagatgaggaagaattCCCGAGTGGAGGGAGGCACGCCGGAGGGACCCTCCAAAACCTACATCAACCGCCTGATCAAGGTGGAGGCTTCCGAGAAGAACGGGAAGGGGCACCCCggagccctgcctgccagcctgCCTGCCCCCGAGCAGGACAAGGGGAAGCCCCCCAAGACAGAGACG GTCATCATCCTGGAGGATTACGCAGACCCTTACGACGCCAAACGCACCAAGGGGCAGCGGGACGCTGAGCGCCTGGGGGAGAACGATGGGTACATGGAGCCCTACGATGCCCAGCAGATGATCACAG AAATCCGTCGTCGTGGCTCCAAGGATCCCCTGGTCaaagccatcctgctgctggatgGCCCCggagaggctggggaggggggtgcCAAGCTGGATCTTGCCAAGAGGCTGGGGGGCAAGGAGGTGGCAGGGAAGGGGCCACAGCTCTATGACACCCCTTACgagcctggggagggggtggctggggggaccccagagcgcagggtgagggctggggatgggcgCCTGCCCGAGAACGACGAGCGCCCGGCCGGGGAGtatgagcagccctgggagtggAAGAAGGAGCAGATTGTCAAAGCACTGTCAG TCCAGTTTGAGGGCTCGGAGCGTCCTAAGGAGGAGACTCCGCGGCAGCACCTGCGCCAGAAGAGCTGGACCCCCAAGATGCTGAAGCCGGCGGGCACCGAGCACAGCGAGGGGGAGCGGGTGGACCCCGCCCTGGCGCTGGAGAAGCAGCC CTGGTACCACGGGGCCATCACTCGGGCGGAGGCGGAGAGCCGGCTGCAGCCGTGCCGGGAGGCCGGGTACCTGGTGCGCACCAGCGAGAGCGGCAGCGGCAAGTACTCCATCGCGCTCAA GACCAGCCAGGGCTGCGTCCACATCATCGTGGCCCAGACCAAGGACAACAAGTACACGCTCAGCCAGGCCAGCGGCGTCTTCTCCAGCATCCCCGAAGTTGTGCACTACTACTCCACCGAGAAGCTGCCCTTCAagggggctgagcacatggCCCTGCTACACCCCGTCCACTGCAAGCTGCATTAG